The following proteins are co-located in the Leptotrichia trevisanii DSM 22070 genome:
- the yidD gene encoding membrane protein insertion efficiency factor YidD, translating into MKKILLFLIKIYQKGISPYFGRRCRFYPTCSEYSRQAITKYGAVKGSYLTIKRLLKCHPFHKGGYDPLK; encoded by the coding sequence ATGAAGAAAATATTATTATTTTTAATAAAAATTTACCAGAAGGGCATTTCACCATATTTTGGAAGAAGATGCAGATTTTATCCAACATGTTCGGAATACTCAAGACAGGCAATTACAAAATATGGAGCAGTAAAAGGGAGTTATCTGACAATAAAAAGATTATTAAAATGTCATCCCTTTCACAAGGGTGGCTATGATCCGTTAAAATAA
- the rpmH gene encoding 50S ribosomal protein L34, with protein MTKRTYQPNKRKRKKDHGFRKRMQNKSGRNVLKRRRAKGRAKLSA; from the coding sequence ATGACTAAAAGAACATATCAACCAAATAAAAGAAAAAGAAAAAAAGATCATGGATTTAGAAAAAGAATGCAAAATAAAAGCGGAAGAAATGTTTTGAAAAGAAGAAGAGCTAAAGGAAGAGCTAAATTATCAGCATAA
- the rnpA gene encoding ribonuclease P protein component, with product MSINKIKKTKDFSLIYNKSKKMHTKYAIIFIKENINNEQRFGFVASKKTGNAVQRNRIKRIFKEFVKTHKDKFKKNTDYIFVGKSILKENIKTLKYKDIEKDISKVIK from the coding sequence ATGTCTATTAACAAGATAAAAAAAACAAAGGATTTTTCATTAATATATAACAAATCAAAAAAGATGCATACAAAGTATGCTATTATTTTTATAAAGGAAAATATAAATAACGAACAACGTTTTGGCTTTGTGGCAAGTAAAAAAACAGGAAATGCAGTTCAACGGAACAGAATAAAAAGAATTTTTAAGGAATTTGTAAAGACACATAAGGATAAATTTAAGAAAAATACTGATTATATATTTGTCGGCAAATCTATTTTAAAAGAAAATATAAAAACTTTGAAATACAAGGATATTGAAAAAGATATAAGCAAGGTAATAAAATGA